A genomic window from Chrysoperla carnea chromosome 3, inChrCarn1.1, whole genome shotgun sequence includes:
- the LOC123295678 gene encoding helicase domino isoform X1: MSEPGTGGGAPPPRVPPVARTGAVRLTQVAGGQYVLSNSQTQPVPPLSQITSIVTANPVLNQGGVTRIVNMSPTRSGVLALATNRNSSSPAATHQSIVNALTKPRQNPLVVGNTVSPGLRTQTSSTGVFVTPTSTPTSSPNISPAKKRLKLNDGTSEATLNENETSGLRKRILEHRQLRLQSVKESYDEHLAEYFFLQIGGDDQDFALWRKKQPSQNFLQFKHMHRLDTSEEDNYEGTVVAATPTPNVQQQPQQQVPKPNPQPNVEIKMTGVGLTPVAVSTTLPAQVVQLSQQGGTPIVPDIPPGGQTNPNVPRTASTNTVSQAEKRTSSSTNIPSTSPAQNTTPSNKNKAVSSSGNQEQIVEKAKQEAYVMQRISELQRDGLWTEKRLPRVQEPHRAKVHWDYLLEEMVWLSADFAQERKWKKAAAKKCARMVQKYFQDKAVAAQKAEKAQELQLRRIAAYMSREVRQFWQNIEKVVEYKQQTRLEEKRKQALDQHLSFIVDQTEKYSQLLAEGMNKSGVPNDSNTVPESATSSRIPSPSGHGSDDEFNPGNQSSDDDEETIALAEAEATDEAQELAALQRESEMDLDTLISELPADYLENRNKELPSDNESESESNKDNADRKGDEEFTMDSENDESDLEDTILEQEKAEGEQDHKKELDELNKMAEMDIEELKKMYSSMPPPEENSMDVQDESESEDDEEVDSDDVDSDNNSEKEDNSADSDGGSDSELDHSESESEEDSKDNLGLKSLLDDTSKEDGDKAENKDNLFNDVAAIAESIQPKGNTLSSTSVVTPIPFLLKHTLREYQHIGLDWLVTMFDRKLNGILADEMGLGKTIQTIALLAHLACEKEDWGPHLIIVPTSVMLNWEMECKKWCPGFKILTYYGTQKERKLKRTGWTKPNAFHICITSYKLVIQDHQSFRRKKWKYLILDEAQNIKNFKSQRWQLLLNFQTQQRLLLTGTPLQNNLMELWSLMHFLMPNVFQSHREFKEWFSNPVTGMIEGNSEYNESIIKRLHKVLRPFLLRRLKSEVEKQMPKKYEHVVLCRLSKRQRYLYDDFMSRAKTRETLATGNLLSVINVLMQLRKVCNHPNLFEVRPTVSPFQMEGIVFNTASLVYGLLDYDPLNSIDLFSRHFLLAKLEESMTAVDAHRIKQLSLPRKLIEEIDSAPEPPPPCPKGQIKINIKLGEPKETKPLPNNTVINARPSAATTTALNKTQTLQNTTTQQAQTGLKFRVTNNPGVQSYSLQLVQHPNVVKTISLNSATNQLKTDGAPQITQFVHAGKHILLATSASQSPQLQPITSAVMTSSGQRLAVLSKSPIVANVSSAGRVINTNMNTRTVFIPTVATSIPQFQQQPQQVQPVETNHNSTASPDKSTPSTPSVTISQPLNATLVNQLLTQISSNQRQAELQAIKNASKSEEPKSPFYDAIIERRKRKARETKLSILARVNEERCSAFPLYGEDLRNACNVFTTNENIYDEHPAYRDTTPWTARGYSYCRRVALEREKGFSWHHSKTLRQSIHSVEDYIHELKEILDRYVFFVPAVQAPIPKVHVSHPPPGKLWEEQRMEYYLRHHLSGPCAPLHTIARNMATQFPDPRLIQFDCGKLQTLDKLLRKLKTEGHRVLIFTQMTRMLDVLESFLNYHGHIYLRLDGTTKVDQRQVLMERFNGDKRIFAFILSTRSGGVGVNLTGADTVIFYDSDWNPTMDAQAQDRCHRIGQTRDVHIYRLVSEMTIEENILKKANQKRMLGDLAIEGGNFTTAYFKSSTIQDLFNVNTNEDASTRMAEVVDREKERKERLQKQLDNQSPPSPVEDRSAMGALENALAACEDEQDVQAARTAKAEAVAELAEFDESIPLEEERTVTESTAAVENVAPEPELSKAEQEVQNLIKQLSPIELYAMRFVEENDAAWSAQQLAAAEAEIEAQKLEWEANRLASLRKEEEARKQLLREEDDLLTFSREDAVNQIWISDIGNEEMPMWCPPTPPQNDNDVYIDHSMNFLYESVVMSEAQLPPVYIKKEPKRSRNEAGLTESRRPMKQHRKEESVYAPRSLFDRPSPALLKMRRDFKQQKYRGIIRPPIPIPGLKLPSTSKPQPEPDGVLEWMIHEDMALLQAVQVYQGLPLNLMVLSPGHTPNWDLVADFVNNTSRIYRSPKQCKNRYELIIVPREEGKIQFDPIPKKQKKTKSVYKNPQQTKGNRPLRTSQIYTQDNNQSFISTMVQRFDTIKTISNKRQPTIKPTIGNQLVKTTKHTAILTQLGVSYDMPSNPIDVATRRAERIAKEKKASSLGLLAAKTSQQVPAAQQQAATAVVQQTAPTTIQIPHSQSPGPSSQSPVPQVALSVAVSQGVQSPSSVASALRAQRISSSLVQGTNVVTIGGITSSTIGQLQAQRLIVAGQTVSRVTAKGIATGTAVTAGGKVVNQAHLQLYRQQILKQQQLRQLQNAALLQQQQQQQNAGSNVGTTVVAGTTVVKTPTSITTTSVSPQTVSIQQAQMTQAQRAHFLKQAAAANSGVGKQTIARAVTESEVAALIKCQQLQQQQKALAVAAAQQGAGGQQVHAQIFAPAGVQLQQAGTSQVATLVKAVSTPGGTSAVTIPVSGVTLGPGGQVKAALTQGVKATAATTQQIRQLQLHPHLLAQRKLSGHTKVAQLTQVTNKALLVQTPKSMATTMTVQQLHQVMRVQGANAAQLGTTAGQSGTQHVVLAKPGVARATTSVIPGQTHGLTQKIQVVTATSAAQALASGIRPQVTVQSTLAGALAGTIKVASSQQALLSQVTAALQGQVSMAVRQSGSPVRIQATGGTPLVAVSMQSAVSSTGGNITAITQQQQAQQTTQQQQSQQQNVQQGQTNTEGQQQVSYRVLKK; this comes from the exons ATGAGTGAACCGGGCACGGGAGGTGGGGCACCGCCCCCGCGGGTTCCCCCCGTGGCCCGGACGGGGGCGGTGCGACTCACGCAAGTTGCGGGGGGTCAATACGTGTTAAGTAACTCTCAAACGCAACCAGTACCTCCTCTGTCTCAAATAACGAGCATTGTTACGGCAAATCCTGTTTTAAATCAGGGAGGAGTTACTCGAATAGTAAATATGTCGCCTACACGTAGTGGTGTACTTGCTTTAGCAACGAATAGAAATTCTTCGTCACCAGCGGCTACACATCAAAGTATTGTAAATGCGTTAACAAAACCTAGACAAAATCCGTTGGTAGTTGGGAATACTGTTTCACCTGGACTAAGAACTCAAACATCATCGACAGGTGTTTTTGTTACACCCACATCAACGCCGACAAGTAGTCCCAATATTTCACCTGCTAAgaaacgtttaaaattaaatgacggTACTAGTGAAGCtacattaaatgaaaatgaaacatcGGGCTTAAGAAAACGAATTCTTGAGCATCGACAATTAAGGCTGCAAAGTGTTAAAgaaag TTACGATGAACATTTAGCCGAATATTTTTTCCTTCAAATTGGAGGGGATGACCAAGATTTTGCATTATGGCGGAAAAAACAACCAtcacaaaattttctacaatttaaaCATATGCATCGTCTTGACACATCCGAAGAAGATAATTATGAAGGTACTGTAGTGGCAGCAACTCCAACACCAAACGTTCAACAACAGCCTCAACAACAAGTTCCTAAACCAAATCCACAGCCAAATGTTGAAATCAAAATGACTGGAGTTGGACTCACACCTGTAGCTGTTTCCACTACATTACCAGCACAAGTTGTTCAGTTATCTCAACAAG GAGGAACACCAATTGTACCTGATATACCACCCGGAGGCCAAACTAATCCTAATGTACCTCGAACGGCATCCACGAATACAGTCAGTCAAGCAGAGAAACGAACTTCCAGTTCTACAAACATTCCATCAACTTCGCCAGCTCAAAATACAACAccgtcaaataaaaataaagcagTTTCAAGCTCTGGGAATCAGGAACAAATTGTTGAGAAAGCTAAACAG gaAGCTTATGTCATGCAAAGAATTAGTGAGCTACAACGCGATGGTCTTTGGACAGAAAAACGATTACCTCGTGTTCAAGAACCACATCGAGCTAAAGTACATTGGGATTATCTTCTAGAAGAAATGGTTTGGCTCTCAGCTGATTTCGCTCAAGAACGTAAATGGAAAAAAGCAGCAGCTAAAAAATGTGCTCGTATGGTACAAAAATACTTTCAAGATAAAGCAGTGGCCGCTCAAAAAGCCGAAAAAGCTCAAGAACTACAATTACGACGGATTGCAGCGTATATGTCACGTGAAGTACGTCAATTTTGGCAAAATATTGAGAAAGTTGTTGAGTACAAACAGCAAACACGCCTTGAGGAAAAACGAAAACAAGCTTTAGATCAACATTTGAGCTTTATTGTTGATCAAACAGAAAAATATTCCCAATTGTTAGCCGAAGGTATGAATAAAAGTGGAGTTCCAAATGATTCAAATACAGTGCCTGAAAGTGCGACTTCATCCAGGATACCATCCCCAAGTGGGCATGGATCTGATGATGAATTTAACCCTGGCAATCAATCATCTGATGATGATGAAGAAACAATTGCTTTAGCCGAAGCTGAAGCAACGGATGAGGCTCAAGAACTAGCAGCACTGCAACGCGAATCTGAAATGGATTTAGACACTTTAATCAGTGAATTACCTGCTGATTATttagaaaatcgaaataaagaATTACCATCTGATAACGAGAGTGAATCAGAATCAAATAAAGACAATGCTGATCGTAAAGGTGACGAAGAATTCACAATGGATTCCGAAAATGATGAATCCGATTTGGAAGATACAATTTTGGAACAAGAAAAGGCAGAAGGTGAACAAGATCATAAGAAAGAACTTGACGAACTAAATAAAATGGCTGAAATGGATATTGAagaattaaagaaaatgtacAGCTCAATGCCACCACCTGAAGAGAATTCTATGGATGTACAGGATGAATCAGAAAGTGAAGATGACGAGGAAGTTGATAGTGATGATGTTGATAGTGACAATAATAGTGAGAAAGAGGACAATTCTGCAGATAGTGATGGTGGATCAGATTCAGAACTTGATCATTCTGAATCTGAAAGTGAAGAAGATTCAAAAGATAATTTAGGTTTAAAATCATTGCTGGATGATACATCGAAAGAGGATGGAGATAAGGCTGAGAATAaggataatttatttaacgatgTCGCTGCAATTGCAGAAAGTATACAACCTAAAGGAAACACGCTGTCTTCGACAAGT GTGGTAACGCCCATACCATTTTTACTAAAACATACTTTACGGGAGTATCAACACATCGGTTTGGATTGGCTAGTAACAATGTTTGATCGCAAATTAAATGGAATTCTAGCGGATGAGATGGGTTTAGGTAAAACAATACAAACAATTGCACTTTTAGCACATTTAGCATGTGAAAAAGAAGATTGGGGACCACATTTAATAATTGTACCAACATCAGTAATGTTAAATTGGGAaatggaatgtaaaaaatggtgtcctggttttaaaattttaacatattatggTACACAAAAAGAACGAAAATTAAAACGTACTGGTTGGACAAAACCGAATGCATTCCATATTTGTATTACATCGTATAAATTAGTTATACAAGATCATCAAAGTTTTCGacgaaaaaaatggaaatatttaattttagatgaagctcagaatattaaaaattttaaatcacaaCGATggcaacttttattaaatttccaaactcaaca GCGTCTACTATTAACTGGTACACCATTACAAAACAACTTAATGGAATTATGGTCTTTGATGCACTTTTTAATGCCAAATGTGTTTCAATCACATCGTGAGTTTAAAGAATGGTTTTCAAATCCAGTCACAGGAATGATTGAAGGGAATTCAGAATATAATGAAAGTATTATCAAAAGATTACATAAG gtCTTACGTCCATTTCTGCTGCGCAGattaaaaagtgaagttgaaaAACAAATGCCAAAGAAATATGAACATGTTGTATTATGTCGTTTATCAAAACGGCAAAGATATTTGTATGATGATTTTATGTCCCGTGCAAA AACACGAGAAACATTAGCAACAGGAAATCTATTAAGCGTTATAAATGTGTTGATGCAATTACGTAAAGTATGCAACCATCCAAATTTATTTGAAGTTCGTCCAACTGTGTCACCATTTCAAATGGAGGGTATTGTTTTTAATACCGCATCACTTGTGTATGGTCTATTAGATTACGATCCGTTAAAT aGTATCGATTTATTTTCGCGACATTTCTTACTGGCAAAACTAGAGGAATCAATGACAGCTGTTGACGCTCATCGtattaaacaattaagtttACCTAGGAAATTAATTGAAGAGATCGATAGTGCACCAGAACCACCACCGCCATGTCCAAaaggtcaaattaaaattaatattaaattgggTGAACCAAAAGAAACTAAACCTTTGCCCAATAATACTGTAATTAATGCAAGACCATCGGCGGCAACAAcgactgcattaaataaaacacaaactttACAGAATACCACCACGCAGCAAGCGCAAACTG GATTAAAATTTCGAGTTACTAACAATCCTGGTGTACAAAGTTATTCATTGCAACTAGTACAACACCCAAATGTAGTAAAAACAATATCTTTAAATTCAGCAACAAATCAATTGAAAACAGATGGCGCTCCCCAAATAACACAATTTGTACATGCTGGTAAACATATATTACTTGCTACATCTGCATCCCAGTCTCCACAGCTTCAACCTATCACATCTGCAG taaTGACATCGAGTGGCCAACGTTTAGCAGTATTATCTAAAAGTCCAATTGTGGCGAATGTTTCTTCGGCCGGTCGTGTAATTAATACCAATATGAATACAAGAACAGTTTTTATTCCAACAGTAGCGACTTCTATCCCACaa TTTCAGCAACAGCCACAACAAGTTCAACCCGTAGAAACAAATCATAATTCAACAGCATCACCTGATAAATCAACTCCATCAACACCCAGCGTGACAATCTCGCAACCATTAAATGCAACATTAGTTAATCAATTACTTACTCAAATTTCATCCAATCAAAGGCAAGCAGAATTGCAAGCTATCAAAAATGCATCAAAATCTGAGGAACCAAAAAGCCCATTTTATGAT GCTATTATAGAACGGAGAAAACGGAAAGCTCGCGAAACAAAACTATCAATTCTAGCACGTGTGAATGAAGAACGTTGTTCTGCTTTTCCACTTTACGGGGAAGATTTACGAAATGCATGTAATGTTTTcacaacaaatgaaaatatttacgatGAACATCCTGCATATCGTGATACCACGCCCTGGACTGCGCGAGGGTATAGTTATTGTCGTCGAGTTGCACTTGAACGTGAAAAAGGCTTCTCCTGGCATCATTCAAAAACCTTACGCCAATCAATTCATTCTGTTGAAGATTATATTCACgagttaaaagaaattttagatcgttatgtattttttgttccTGCTGTCCAAGCACCAATTCCTAAAGTTCATGTATCACACCCACCTCCTGGTAAACTATGGGAAGAACAGCggatggaatattatttaagacATCATTTGTCGGGACCATGTGCACCGTTACATACTATAGCGAGAAATATGGCAACACAATTTCCTGATCCTCGTCTAATACAATTCGATTGTG GTAAACTTCAAACATTagataaattattaagaaaattgaagaCTGAAGGACATCGTGTCCTAATTTTTACTCAAATGACTAGAATGTTGGATGTTCtggaatcatttttaaattatcatggGCATATATATCTTAGATTAGATGGTACGACAAAAGTTGATCAACGGCAG GTATTAATGGAACGTTTTAATGGTGATAAACGAATATTCGCATTTATTTTATCAACCCGATCGGGTGGTGTTGGTGTAAATTTAACGGGTGCGGATAcagttatattttatgattcgGATTGGAATCCAACCATGGATGCACAAGCACAAGATCGATGTCATCGAATTGGACAAACTAGAGATGTGCATATTTACag gTTGGTTAGTGAAATGACAATTgaggaaaatattttgaagaaagcAAACCAAAAACGAATGTTGGGTGATTTAGCAATAGAAGGTGGTAATTTTACGACGGCATATTTCAAAAGT tCAACTATACAAGATCTATTTAATGTTAATACCAACGAAGATGCTTCAACAAGAATGGCTGAGGTTGTCGATCGTGAGAAGGAACGTAAAGAAAGATTACAAAAACAACTCGATAATCAA tctCCGCCATCTCCGGTTGAAGATCGTTCAGCAATGGGTGCTTTGGAAAATGCTTTGGCTGCATGTGAAGATGAGCAAGATGTTCAGGCAGCGAGAACTGCGAAAGCTGAGGCTGTTGCTGAGCTTGCTGAATTTGATGAGAGTATACCGTTAGAAGAGGAACGTACTGTCACAGAAAGTACGGCCGCTGTTGAGAATGTTGCACCCGAACCAGAATTAAGTAAAGCGGAACAAgaagttcaaaatttaattaaacag ctgtcgCCAATAGAATTATACGCAATGCGATTTGTTGAAGAAAATGATGCTGCATGGTCTGCCCAACAATTGGCTGCTGCTGAAGCGGAAATTGAAGCACAAAAATTAGAATGGGAAGCAAATCGTTTAGCATCATTGCGGAAAGAGGAAGAAGCTAGAAAACAGTTGTTACGTGAAGAAGACGATCTACTAACATTTTCACGCGAGGATGCAGTAAATCAG ATTTGGATATCAGATATTGGTAACGAAGAAATGCCG ATGTGGTGTCCACCAACTCCTCCACAAAATGATAACGACGTTTACATTGATCATTCAATGAACTTCCTTTACGAATCAGTGGTCATGTCTGAAGCACAGTTACCTCCTGTGTACATCAAAAAAGAACCAAAACGTTCACGTAACGAGGCTGGTTTAACAGAAAGTCGACGTCCAATGAAACAACATCGTAAAGAAGAGTCTGTTTATGCACCTCGTTCGTTATTCGATCGACCATCTCCTGCTTTACTAAAAATGCGTCGtgattttaaacaacaaaagtATCGTGGAATAATACGGCCACCGATACCTATTCCTGGCTTAAAATTACCGTCAACGTCCAAACCACAACCGGAACCAGATGGTGTATTGGAATGGATGATTCATGAGGATATGGCATTATTACAAGCTGTTCAAGTGTATCAGGGATTACCATTGAATTTGATGGTTTTATCACCAGGTCATACACCAAATTGGGACTTGGTCGCTGATTTCGTTAACAATACTTCACGTATTTATAGGTCACCGAAACAGTGCAAGAAtag gTATGAACTGATAATTGTTCCAAGGGAAGAGGGTAAAATACAATTTGATCCAATTCCaaagaaacaaaagaaaaccAAGAGTGTGTATAAAAATCCACAACAAACTAAAGGCAACAGACCATTAAGAACTTCTCAAATTTATACACAAGATAACAACCAATCGTTTATATCAACCATGGTTCAAAGATTTGATACTATTAAAACTATTTCGAACAAACGACAACCGACGATTAAACCAACAATTGGCAATCAATTGGTTAAAACTACAAAGCACACGGCGATTTTAACTCAGTTAGGTGTGAGTTATGACATGCCATCAAATCCAATTGATGTTGCTACTAGACGCGCGGAACGTATTGCCAAAGAGAAAAAAGCGTCATCACTAGGATTGCTAGCTGCCAAAACTTCTCAGCAAGTACCCGCTGCTCAGCAACAAGCCGCAACTGCTGTAGTTCAACAAACCGCCCCTACTACCATTCAAATACCACATTCTCAAAGTCCTGGTCCATCCTCACAGTCGCCGGTACCTCAAGTTGCGCTATCCGTAGCTGTATCACAAGGTGTACAATCACCTTCGTCTGTAGCATCCGCGTTGCGTGCACAACGAATTAGTTCTTCATTAGTTCAAGGCACTAATGTAGTAACGATTGGCGGAATTACTAGCTCAACGATTGGGCAATTACAAGCTCAACGATTAATTGTAGCTGGCCAGACAGTATCGCGGGTAACAGCTAAAGGGATTGCAACCGGAACCGCGGTAACCGCAGGTGGTAAAGTTGTGAATCAAGCGCATTTGCAATTATATCGtcaacaaattttgaaacaacAGCAACTTCGACAATTGCAGAATGCAGCTTTGTTGCAACAGCAGCAGCAACAACAAAATGCAGGATCTAATGTCGGAACAACTGTAGTTGCTGGCACCACTGTTGTTAAAACTCCAACATCCATAACGACGACATCTGTTAGTCCTCAGACTGTTAGTATACAGCAAGCACAAATGACTCAAGCGCAACGTGCCCATTTCTTAAAACAAGCTGCCGCGGCAAATAGCGGGGttggaaaacaaacaattgcacGAGCTGTGACTGAAAGTGAAGTTGCTGCACTAATCAAATGCCAACAATTACAACAGCAACAAAAGGCCTTGGCCGTTGCGGCTGCGCAACAAGGAGCTGGTGGTCAACAAGTGCATGCGCAAATATTTGCCCCGGCTGGTGTTCAACTTCAACAAGCGGGAACATCACAAGTTGCAACTCTTGTAAAAGCAGTATCTACACCAGGAGGTACTTCAGCTGTTACCATACCTGTATCAGGCGTTACTTTAGGGCCAGGTGGGCAAGTAAAAGCTGCCCTAACACAAGGTGTTAAAGCAACCGCGGCCACTACACAACAAATTCGTCAATTACAATTACATCCCCATTTGTTAGCTCAACGTAAGCTGTCAGGCCATACTAAAGTAGCGCAATTGACCCAAGTTACGAACAAAGCATTGTTAGTTCAGACACCTAAAAGTATGGCCACAACAATGACTGTTCAACAGTTACATCAAGTAATGAGAGTACAAGGTGCAAATGCGGCACAACTTGGTACTACAGCAGGTCAAAGTGGTACACAACATGTTGTATTGGCCAAACCAGGTGTGGCTCGTGCTACAACGTCTGTAATTCCTGGACAAACTCATGGATTGACACAAAAAATACAA